The nucleotide sequence TAAAAGTCACAAAATTTCAATCCActtggaaatttaaaaaaataataattaggagAGCTAGGTTTGAAGGGGTGTGGGATATTTATGTTAGCTAAAAGTGGATGTGGGTTTAAAAAGGTTGAGAAACATTTGTTCTGGTGGAGGAAAATGAGGTgaactgcctccctccctccctctctcacctaAAGTCCATCCCACAAGAGAGTTAATGGTGTATCACATGGGGTGAGGAGTGGAAAAGTCCAGCCTCAGCAGGTCCTGAGGTCTTTCTTCACCCTTTCTTCACCTTTCTCTTTCCTGGAAACCTCTTTGTATCAAACATCAATCTGGGCAGAAAATATAGAATCATCTGTTCAAATCTGATCTAAAGTTTTGATTAAGGCTTATGGAAAAGGAGCTTGTCAAGTAGGGATTTTCTCTATGTGCTGGGTTTTACAGCTATATATTGTGGCATTGCTGCTGTTAATTTGTAGGATAGGTTTCAATGTATTTTATGGTTatgtatttctctcttttttgctgtataccactctctgtgtgtgtctgtacaAGAGCAGAATATAAGTGAATTGCTACTGCTAATACTATTCTGCCCAAGCTTTAGATAACTGGTAAAGACCTTGTGGTTGGTTATTTGCTGCACACAAAGATGTACATTAAAGTTCTGACACAGCAGGGATTGTTTTactttgggaaatgtttatttgtGAGGGGGGATTTGAAGTAGAGCAAAtgctcttcttccccccccccaccgctttaAATGTCTGCTCCAACTCACTCCTGAAAGCTGATTCTCCCTCTCTGCAGTGTCTTTGCCCTTATGGAAGGGATGAAGGAAGGCTGGGTAGGGTCAGGATTGGAGTAGAGAAGCACTAGGACAGGAAACATTTGAGAATATCATTTCCCCTGCTCCAAATCCCCCCACTGCCATTTGGAATTAATGGAATTCACTACCAGAAGATACTTAGATATCTTCCAGAGGTTATTTTATCAATTCATGGTCTAGTGATATTGATCAGGATGTCTATATGGAACTACTGTGTTCTGCAGGCACTCGATGCCACAACACAAAAACCAGCTGCTGGACAGCAGAGCAACAGTGCCCGAGTGCATTTTCCAATTCAGCACACAGCATATTCTAAGGAGTTGTTTGCTTCTTGACTTCTCATTATAGATGTGCCTGCCAATTTCGCTACTCGCTCAGGGTCCAATGCTGTTTTCAGAATTTGCAGCCATCCAAACGAAACTATCATAGGCGGGAATGTGATCCTGGTGTGCTACTACTCAAAGACTGATTGGCTGCCAATTAACTACACACTTTTCAGAAGCCAGACCAAGGCTGTAGGCTATGCAACAACGTACAAGACTGAAGAAAGGGCTGTGTTTAACCTCACAGTCATGTCCACCAGTGATCTGGGTGAATACAAGTGTAAAGCTCAAAGATTTAATAAATCCAGATACAGCCTTGGACTCAACATTACATTAAGAGGTATGTGTATTTTCGAATATCTAGAGAGTTCTGGTTTTAGGGTGTGATCTTGAAAAGTATCAGTTGGGAGTCCTCATTGTGTTCTCATCAATTATGAGCCTGCCGTGCTGAGAACTTACAGCTTGTAAGAACCCAAGCACCTGCCATGACAGGTGTCATTTGCACTTGAAAAGCCAGTTATAACACACCCATATTCAGAAAGAAAGACCTCTACGTGCAGGGCCAGAGTCTACATTTGCCATACAAACATCCATGGCTAAAGAGCAAACTAAAGGTTAAAAGGAAAATGGACTTAAAGACATAagaatgggacacacacacacacacacacacacaaacaacaacaacaacaacaacctgggacTAAACACCAGCAAAAAACCAGGAATTGCCCAGCAGAGCTGTGAGTGGAATATGGCTTGTATAAGAACAGTCATCCCTACTGACAGGCTTAAGGCTGCACCCATGGTTAAAAAGCATTGCCTTAGGCTAACTTCCTTTCTGTGAACGGCACAGAGTTCTGCTTATGGGGAAATGGAAGTTTCTTCCCCCTTGCGGCCTCCTCAAAAATCTGCTCCTAGGAATTGGACAACTATTTGTAATGGTGTGACCGTACATGGAAAGTTGCCAGAATGCCCCCTCTTGCACTAATTTGAAACAATCTAGAATCTATTTAGTTGCAGTTGTTTCATTTTACTTAAAAATGCATCACATTGGACAGGAACATCATCCATGTTTACCTAACATCCATATTATTATATTTCTCCCAGTGgcagaagagaaaaagaacaaaaacttgGTAGCATACATTGTGCCtcccttgctgttgctgctgttgctgctagcAGTAAGTGCAGCAATTGCACTGCTGATTCTTCCTTGGTGTAAAGCAAGTAAGTATGACTCTGTTTTACCTATATAAGGatccctttttgttgttttttaagactaACTTCTGATATCACACTACTGGCCATCAGTCTATCTGCCTACAACACATTTAACAGTCCTGTGCAGGTTTTTCTAAATGGTTCCAAACGGTTTTTCCAAAGGGGAACCAAATGAATTGCTTTCATATACTTCACTTCTTTAAACAAATCTGTTGTGATTTGGTGCTCTTTGGTGAAGGacttgcacatttattcaacCTGGTTTTTAGTCATTTTGGTGTATGCCCACAGAAACCCAGTTTCTCATCTAAAAGCCCCACAGCTTCATAATGATTTTTAAGACTGGAAATTAGATTATCGACAATCACATAAAAACATCTGTCTTGAATAGATCCTTCGGATTTCTGTCACTTTGTTTCTGTTATTTCATAATGAAATGATTTTCTCTTCTTAAGGCACCTCTCTGTAAATTCTGGCTTGATAGTCATGATATTGGCAATAGCAATGCCATGGAGTAGGCATATTAGTTTTCTTGAATTAAGGTTAATTCAGCTAACAAGCTTTTAATGTTATTGACATCAGCGGCAGTATCTCAAAGCTTATAGCAGTTTATGTCTGTAGTCAACTGAAACCAGTAACTGTTACCAGACTGGTGCCATGATTATGCACTTGAATGATGTGATATATTCCAAAACACCCCACAGCGCAAAAGATGTCTGTACAGACAAAGTTAGCTTATTCAAAGACTCCACAGCAATGGCAATCTTATCTAAAGGAGTTGCAATTAAGCATACAGAATCC is from Lacerta agilis isolate rLacAgi1 chromosome 2, rLacAgi1.pri, whole genome shotgun sequence and encodes:
- the MILR1 gene encoding allergin-1, with product MSIWNYCVLQALDATTQKPAAGQQNVPANFATRSGSNAVFRICSHPNETIIGGNVILVCYYSKTDWLPINYTLFRSQTKAVGYATTYKTEERAVFNLTVMSTSDLGEYKCKAQRFNKSRYSLGLNITLRVAEEKKNKNLVAYIVPPLLLLLLLLAVSAAIALLILPWCKARKQSTGSKPTVVVSAHRPSSDNGDVYDTVYEENEYCNVKLKTKKEDNRNVILGGDSTVHYAEVVIRR